One genomic segment of Brevibacillus laterosporus LMG 15441 includes these proteins:
- a CDS encoding cytochrome d ubiquinol oxidase subunit II, giving the protein MSDTIIAVTMLWGFVFIYSVAASIDFGAGFWSMIYRDRDQTKATQIANRYLSPSWEVTNVFIVLIVIALVTFFPGATYTLGTVLIIPGSLILLLLLLRSAFLVFSHVVEDYRKMMSIISGITGILIPALLISVLPITQGGYITLENGYEQLQLLRLFSSPHEYMYIGLAITSTLFLSSLLLADFSNVLGEREAFQIYRRDARIVGPITIVLAIAVVITMSSEASWIYANLRSQTGWLVASAGFFLLSYALLYATSRRKGWLSFPRFATIAAIIQYLLASYAYGVAHLPYLVYPNVTIESGFTHPNNFRAMFVVYIVGFAILTPGFLYFWRLFMNDTREAKKS; this is encoded by the coding sequence ATGAGTGATACCATTATTGCAGTTACCATGCTGTGGGGGTTCGTCTTTATCTATTCGGTCGCTGCTTCCATCGACTTTGGTGCGGGCTTTTGGTCTATGATTTATCGGGATCGCGATCAGACCAAAGCAACCCAAATCGCTAATCGTTATCTCTCTCCCTCTTGGGAAGTAACGAATGTCTTTATCGTACTGATCGTCATAGCACTTGTTACCTTTTTCCCAGGAGCTACCTATACGTTAGGCACTGTATTGATTATACCTGGCAGTTTAATATTGCTCTTGCTGTTGTTGCGAAGTGCCTTCTTGGTTTTTTCTCATGTAGTAGAGGATTATCGTAAAATGATGTCGATAATCTCAGGCATTACGGGTATCTTGATTCCTGCCCTATTAATCAGTGTATTGCCAATCACACAGGGCGGTTATATTACCCTTGAAAACGGCTACGAACAGCTTCAGCTACTCAGACTGTTTTCTAGTCCACATGAATATATGTATATTGGGCTGGCGATTACTAGTACTCTTTTTCTTTCCTCACTTTTGCTAGCCGATTTTTCCAATGTTCTTGGCGAACGGGAAGCATTTCAAATTTATCGCAGAGATGCTCGGATTGTAGGCCCTATCACAATTGTGCTGGCCATTGCGGTCGTAATTACCATGTCCAGCGAGGCCTCTTGGATTTATGCCAATTTGCGTTCTCAGACTGGCTGGCTCGTCGCTTCTGCTGGCTTTTTCCTACTCTCTTACGCATTGTTATATGCTACATCTAGACGAAAAGGCTGGCTTAGCTTCCCACGCTTCGCTACCATTGCTGCTATCATTCAGTACCTGTTAGCCAGCTACGCCTATGGTGTAGCTCATCTTCCTTATTTGGTTTATCCAAATGTTACGATCGAATCAGGCTTCACACATCCGAATAATTTTCGGGCTATGTTTGTTGTCTATATCGTAGGATTTGCTATTCTTACTCCGGGCTTTCTATACTTCTGGCGTTTATTTATGAATGATACAAGAGAAGCCAAAAAGTCGTAA
- a CDS encoding cytochrome ubiquinol oxidase subunit I — translation MDQILIARSTFGMTMGFHIIFASLGVGLPLMILIAELLYQRTKDADYSLMAKRWTKGQAILLGIAIPSGTISGVQLSLLWPGFMEVVGKVISLPFQIEIFAFFLEALFLSIYVYAAHRLSPQMRIVSVLLVLIGATASAVLITNVHAFEGTPTGFHLVNGEVVDVDPWKAFFNPSFFVTAGHVVVSAYMTGAFVIASIAAYKMLKVNKTSREYAFHQKALLVGLVIGGTFSLLTGINGHDSAQHLHQYQPEKLAAAEGLFETQTHAPLVIGGITDEATQQVKYGLEIPWLLSVLAGNTPNEMVVGLNDFPRDEWPPLFVHTLFNFMVLVGGALIFVGFIGFAWKKWLKHSHYPRWVLWIFVLSGPLSMLGIEAGWIFACTGRQPWILYRVMKTADATTQSQGLGALFLLFLGIYLFMAIATILVFRYYFRRHPISLEGEA, via the coding sequence ATGGATCAAATTCTGATCGCCAGAAGCACCTTTGGTATGACGATGGGCTTTCATATTATCTTTGCTTCGCTTGGCGTTGGCTTGCCGTTAATGATTTTAATCGCAGAGCTGTTGTATCAGCGCACAAAGGACGCCGACTATTCCCTAATGGCAAAGCGCTGGACCAAGGGACAGGCCATTTTACTTGGAATCGCTATTCCCTCTGGAACGATCTCAGGTGTGCAATTATCCTTACTATGGCCCGGTTTTATGGAAGTCGTCGGCAAGGTTATCTCTCTCCCCTTCCAAATTGAAATCTTTGCTTTTTTTTTAGAAGCCTTGTTTTTATCTATTTATGTATATGCAGCACATCGTCTCTCTCCCCAAATGCGAATTGTAAGTGTACTACTTGTTTTAATTGGGGCCACTGCTTCCGCTGTGCTCATTACCAATGTTCACGCCTTTGAAGGGACTCCGACCGGCTTTCATTTAGTCAATGGAGAAGTGGTTGACGTCGACCCTTGGAAAGCATTTTTTAACCCTAGCTTTTTTGTTACAGCCGGGCATGTCGTTGTTTCCGCTTATATGACAGGTGCGTTTGTCATTGCATCGATCGCGGCCTATAAAATGCTGAAGGTCAATAAAACGTCTCGTGAATATGCCTTTCATCAAAAAGCTTTATTAGTGGGGCTGGTCATCGGTGGTACATTTTCCTTACTGACAGGGATCAATGGACATGATTCTGCTCAGCATTTACATCAATATCAACCAGAAAAATTGGCCGCGGCAGAGGGTTTATTTGAGACACAGACCCATGCTCCTCTTGTTATTGGTGGAATCACGGATGAGGCGACACAGCAAGTAAAATATGGACTTGAAATTCCTTGGCTGCTAAGTGTGCTAGCGGGAAATACACCAAATGAGATGGTCGTAGGGCTAAATGATTTCCCGCGGGACGAATGGCCTCCACTCTTTGTCCATACCCTCTTTAATTTTATGGTGTTGGTTGGTGGTGCACTCATTTTTGTTGGTTTTATCGGTTTTGCTTGGAAAAAATGGCTCAAGCATTCTCATTATCCTCGATGGGTATTGTGGATTTTTGTCCTAAGTGGACCTTTATCTATGCTAGGTATTGAGGCTGGCTGGATTTTCGCATGTACCGGCCGTCAGCCTTGGATTTTATATCGTGTGATGAAAACAGCAGATGCTACTACCCAGTCACAGGGCTTAGGTGCGCTATTTCTGTTATTCTTAGGAATCTATCTGTTCATGGCTATCGCAACAATCCTAGTCTTCCGCTATTATTTCCGCCGACATCCCATCAGCTTGGAGGGAGAAGCATGA